In the genome of Ignavibacteriales bacterium, one region contains:
- a CDS encoding T9SS type A sorting domain-containing protein, whose protein sequence is MIIGGSFGQTVSGLTLNYIGRFTDSGNPLPVELAAFEAVVNGNSVVLKWRTSSENNNRGFEVERQVLSLPDGKAGSQSSVGNSEFISIGYVEGHGTSTEQNEYSFIDKNTSSEVYQYRLKQIDYDGSFVYSKIVEVDLSQPVTFSLEQNYPNPFNPSTSIQYTVGNRQYVSLKVFDVLGNKIATLVNEEKPAGIYEVTFNADEFSSGMYFYTLQTGNLPDGKAGFIKTNKMVLLK, encoded by the coding sequence ATGATTATAGGCGGATCATTCGGACAAACCGTTTCGGGGTTAACTTTAAATTATATCGGACGCTTTACCGATAGCGGGAATCCACTTCCTGTAGAGCTTGCAGCCTTTGAAGCAGTTGTGAACGGCAATAGTGTAGTTCTTAAATGGCGGACTTCATCAGAAAATAATAACAGAGGGTTTGAAGTTGAAAGGCAAGTTCTCAGCCTGCCTGACGGCAAGGCAGGTTCACAATCATCAGTCGGCAATTCAGAGTTTATAAGTATTGGTTATGTTGAAGGACACGGAACTTCAACTGAACAAAATGAATATTCGTTTATTGATAAAAACACTTCATCAGAAGTATATCAATACAGGTTAAAACAAATTGATTATGATGGTTCTTTCGTGTATTCAAAAATTGTTGAAGTGGATTTATCCCAGCCTGTTACTTTTTCACTTGAGCAGAATTATCCGAATCCGTTTAACCCAAGCACCAGTATTCAGTATACGGTAGGCAATAGGCAATATGTATCACTAAAAGTTTTTGATGTTCTTGGTAATAAAATAGCCACGCTTGTTAATGAAGAAAAACCGGCAGGCATTTATGAAGTTACATTCAACGCGGATGAATTTTCGAGCGGGATGTATTTTTATACATTGCAAACAGGCAACCTGCCTGACGGCAAAGCAGGTTTTATTAAAACAAATAAGATGGTGCTCTTGAAGTAG
- a CDS encoding type II toxin-antitoxin system Phd/YefM family antitoxin, giving the protein MHKIQLDQDIQPLSEFRSKVAFYFDKVKKTKRPLVITQNGKSSAILLDVSEYQSLVDKIEVLEEIRLAEAQIDQGKGITHQQIKKKYSNKTK; this is encoded by the coding sequence ATGCATAAAATACAATTAGATCAGGATATTCAACCATTATCTGAATTTCGTTCCAAGGTGGCATTTTATTTTGATAAAGTAAAAAAAACCAAGAGACCATTGGTTATTACTCAAAATGGAAAAAGCTCTGCTATATTGTTAGATGTATCAGAATACCAGTCATTAGTTGACAAAATAGAAGTCTTGGAAGAGATACGACTGGCAGAGGCACAAATAGATCAGGGGAAAGGAATTACACACCAGCAAATAAAGAAGAAATATTCCAATAAAACCAAATGA
- a CDS encoding outer membrane beta-barrel protein, translating to MKYRLLILMVFLIIANQSIISQNEFAVGVNGIPAITYSYSPSDLPSPKSNFGYSFGINGAFFIQPNLFIETGLNYQNQELLYAKDILDTRKAWIDVNGNGIVDGEDRLDYSRVVPTDFSNKYSSISLPISINYRTSKINTTSFIGSFGVNLNYIYNIEGISESNQFGENFEGDKSIDDFSLSISIGVALFQPLTENISLIAGPKYFFDFYTSPKDLEAKFHTFGLEIKLNYSL from the coding sequence ATGAAATATAGATTATTAATTTTAATGGTTTTTTTAATCATTGCTAATCAAAGTATAATTTCACAGAATGAATTTGCAGTTGGAGTAAATGGAATACCAGCAATAACATATTCTTACTCTCCTTCTGATTTACCATCACCGAAAAGTAATTTTGGTTATTCGTTTGGAATCAACGGAGCTTTTTTTATTCAACCAAATTTGTTTATTGAAACGGGCCTGAATTATCAGAACCAAGAACTTTTGTATGCAAAAGATATATTAGACACCAGAAAAGCCTGGATAGATGTTAATGGAAACGGAATAGTTGATGGAGAAGATAGATTAGATTATTCACGTGTTGTTCCAACTGATTTTTCAAATAAATATTCTAGCATAAGTTTACCAATATCAATAAACTATAGAACGAGCAAAATTAATACTACAAGTTTCATTGGATCATTTGGTGTTAACTTAAATTATATATATAACATTGAAGGAATAAGTGAATCAAATCAATTTGGCGAAAATTTCGAGGGGGATAAATCAATAGATGATTTTTCATTATCAATTTCCATAGGTGTAGCATTATTTCAACCACTAACTGAAAATATATCTTTGATAGCGGGACCAAAATACTTTTTTGATTTTTATACAAGCCCAAAAGATTTAGAAGCAAAATTTCATACGTTCGGTTTAGAAATAAAATTAAATTATTCATTGTAA
- a CDS encoding tetratricopeptide repeat protein, with translation MDEDKIKMKDINGDILGANISGQSNTVKKEEYHGTVIHHTYNIYGSDAALKHVNAFRTDVNPDEAAGLNSNNTPDEKQKIEINNLYERIVKLEQSGTKIESIQSGTEKITRIELTIKKAVLLSTEAEQLWIDHVSKRTAESGGNVSDQNELRKGFDNLTYNRRLLDAYSLLEQANQEDPTNTEVLLNMAKLLMVLTPDDPTDEEKLLYRIQNLLTEPKNDNEKFRLAQANFLLATTRKPYNISWLQSSKKMFQDLGRAEWVSHIDTLMQQDNSQPQQQTQSNMPQQQFSPAGKWFVKINDFAGSTMNIELQMNGSFSGVQQSYGFNLTATGNWSFDPYSNTLFIQGWVNGFQPFMMQVFIQNIFQNGFNGIDGSGIGYQFTKSQ, from the coding sequence ATGGATGAAGACAAGATTAAAATGAAAGACATTAACGGAGATATCCTCGGGGCAAACATCTCCGGTCAGAGTAATACTGTTAAGAAAGAAGAATATCACGGAACAGTAATTCATCACACATATAATATTTACGGTAGCGATGCGGCATTAAAACATGTTAACGCTTTCCGTACAGATGTAAATCCGGACGAGGCTGCCGGGCTTAACTCAAATAATACTCCGGATGAAAAACAGAAAATAGAAATTAATAATCTCTATGAACGAATAGTAAAACTTGAACAGAGCGGAACAAAGATTGAAAGCATACAAAGCGGTACAGAAAAAATAACCCGCATTGAACTCACGATAAAGAAAGCTGTACTGCTTTCTACCGAGGCGGAACAATTGTGGATTGATCACGTTTCCAAACGGACAGCAGAATCGGGAGGAAATGTTTCGGATCAGAATGAACTGAGAAAGGGATTTGATAATCTCACATACAACCGCAGGCTGCTTGACGCGTATTCGCTTCTTGAACAAGCTAACCAGGAAGATCCCACAAATACGGAAGTTCTTCTTAATATGGCAAAACTGTTAATGGTGCTTACACCGGATGATCCAACAGATGAAGAAAAATTATTATACCGGATTCAGAATCTTTTAACTGAACCTAAAAACGATAATGAAAAATTCAGGCTTGCCCAGGCAAATTTTTTATTAGCAACAACGCGTAAACCTTATAACATATCGTGGCTGCAAAGTTCAAAAAAGATGTTCCAGGATCTTGGCCGGGCAGAATGGGTTTCGCACATTGATACTTTAATGCAGCAGGATAATTCGCAACCTCAGCAGCAGACACAAAGCAATATGCCACAGCAGCAGTTTTCACCGGCGGGCAAATGGTTTGTAAAGATAAATGATTTTGCAGGCAGCACAATGAATATTGAATTGCAGATGAATGGATCATTCAGCGGGGTGCAGCAATCATACGGGTTTAATCTTACCGCAACAGGTAACTGGAGTTTTGATCCTTACTCAAATACTCTTTTCATTCAGGGATGGGTAAACGGGTTTCAACCATTTATGATGCAGGTGTTTATTCAGAATATTTTTCAAAATGGTTTTAACGGGATAGACGGAAGCGGAATAGGATATCAATTCACAAAATCCCAATAA
- a CDS encoding DUF4272 domain-containing protein — translation MFLRKKIKDQKPNYYFDDDSIRQPSFQRKVRNEDIILKLGLEINYSLPVIEDENETKFRTSQEIVKRIIILYTLCSIAQGESKDGIVDWFKSNRYWDEVSPKEKEFIESINPSGQETIAITWRSEAIYILLWVLGFLDKIEIPFQQSDVQVIEKIMSEVLKTKDNLFSKAKLRSNSEILDQLDLIYRLHWYVRNQQLNNRKVKKVDQEVVYEWHYALNWVTYYDENWDDITTDT, via the coding sequence TTGTTTTTAAGAAAAAAAATAAAAGATCAGAAACCAAATTACTATTTTGATGATGATTCAATTAGACAACCTTCATTTCAAAGAAAGGTTAGAAATGAAGATATTATTCTGAAATTGGGACTTGAAATAAATTATTCGCTTCCAGTTATCGAAGATGAAAATGAAACAAAATTTAGAACTTCCCAGGAGATTGTAAAGAGAATAATAATTTTATATACATTATGCTCAATTGCTCAGGGAGAAAGTAAGGATGGAATTGTTGATTGGTTTAAGAGTAACAGATATTGGGATGAAGTAAGCCCAAAAGAAAAAGAATTTATTGAATCAATTAATCCATCAGGACAAGAAACAATTGCAATAACCTGGCGCAGCGAAGCAATTTATATTCTTCTTTGGGTACTGGGATTTTTAGATAAAATTGAAATTCCATTCCAGCAATCTGATGTTCAGGTCATTGAAAAAATAATGAGTGAGGTTTTGAAAACTAAGGACAATTTATTTTCAAAAGCAAAACTTAGATCAAATTCAGAAATACTTGACCAGCTTGATTTAATATATCGGTTGCATTGGTATGTAAGAAATCAGCAACTCAATAATCGAAAAGTGAAAAAAGTTGATCAAGAAGTGGTTTATGAATGGCATTATGCGTTGAATTGGGTTACATATTACGATGAAAATTGGGATGATATAACAACAGATACTTAA
- a CDS encoding right-handed parallel beta-helix repeat-containing protein: MKNLFTVFIVTILFISFTDAQTKYYVSTTGSNSNNGLTSSTAFATLQYAADQVEAGDSVFVLIGTYVGFDIRTDGSQSNRITFKAESENVIINERNTTTPDGINIENGSWIVIDGFTVIDQPRAGIRIVLSDNVTIKNNVCADNYRWGIFSGFADDLRIENNSCSNSEDEHGIYVSNSGDRPVIINNHSFNNNGCGIHMNGDISMGDDGIISDAVVAGNIIHGNGLGGGSAINMDGVQDSKVFNNIIYNNFATGIAMYQIDGGEPSKNNKIFNNTVIMPTNGRWGVLVVNGSTGNTLYNNILINYHSFRGSICMDNESKTGFTSDYNILVNRLSDDDGSSNMSLTSWQSMGYDMNSQISVAENLIFANPTGNDYHLLQNSQATNTGTSLVNSVVLTDKDGVTRPQGSGYDIGAYEFQSPTGIDEENIANDFTLEQNYPNPFNPSTKIKFTIPSNVNGETANVKLTVFDVLGNKIVTLVNEEKPAGVYEVIFDANELSSGIYFYKLTAGNFTSVKKMMLLR; this comes from the coding sequence ATGAAAAATTTATTTACTGTTTTTATAGTAACTATACTTTTCATTTCTTTTACGGATGCGCAAACAAAATATTATGTGTCAACAACGGGTAGTAATTCAAATAACGGATTAACTTCATCAACAGCATTTGCAACGCTTCAATATGCAGCAGACCAGGTTGAAGCCGGCGATTCGGTTTTTGTTCTTATCGGAACTTATGTCGGGTTTGATATCCGCACGGATGGATCACAATCAAACAGAATAACATTTAAGGCAGAAAGTGAAAATGTTATCATCAATGAACGAAACACTACAACTCCTGATGGAATAAATATTGAAAACGGTTCGTGGATAGTTATTGATGGGTTTACAGTTATCGATCAGCCGAGAGCGGGAATACGTATAGTTCTTTCCGATAATGTAACAATTAAGAATAATGTTTGTGCGGATAATTACCGCTGGGGAATTTTCTCAGGCTTTGCTGATGATCTGCGCATCGAAAATAATTCATGTTCAAACAGTGAAGATGAACATGGAATTTATGTATCCAACAGCGGAGACAGACCTGTGATAATCAACAATCATTCATTTAACAACAACGGGTGCGGCATCCATATGAACGGGGATATATCAATGGGTGATGATGGTATTATCAGTGACGCTGTTGTTGCGGGTAACATAATTCATGGTAACGGACTCGGCGGCGGTTCAGCAATAAATATGGATGGTGTGCAGGACTCAAAAGTATTCAACAACATTATCTATAATAATTTTGCAACAGGTATTGCAATGTACCAGATTGACGGGGGTGAGCCGTCAAAGAACAATAAGATATTTAATAACACTGTTATAATGCCAACAAACGGCAGATGGGGAGTGCTGGTTGTAAACGGCTCAACAGGAAATACTTTATACAACAACATCCTTATTAATTATCACAGCTTCAGGGGAAGTATTTGTATGGATAATGAATCCAAAACAGGATTCACAAGTGATTATAATATTCTTGTTAACAGGTTAAGTGATGATGACGGCAGCAGTAATATGAGTTTAACATCATGGCAGTCAATGGGATATGATATGAATTCACAAATTTCAGTTGCTGAGAATCTAATTTTCGCTAATCCAACCGGGAATGATTATCATCTTCTTCAGAATTCACAGGCGACAAATACAGGAACTTCGTTAGTCAATTCAGTTGTACTGACTGATAAAGATGGTGTGACACGTCCTCAAGGCAGCGGGTATGATATAGGTGCTTATGAATTTCAATCACCAACAGGTATTGATGAAGAAAATATCGCAAATGATTTCACGTTAGAACAAAACTACCCAAACCCGTTTAACCCATCCACAAAAATTAAATTTACGATTCCGTCAAATGTCAATGGTGAAACTGCAAATGTGAAGCTTACAGTTTTTGATGTTCTTGGTAATAAAATAGTCACGCTTGTTAACGAGGAAAAACCGGCAGGTGTTTATGAAGTTATCTTTGATGCGAATGAATTATCAAGCGGAATTTATTTTTATAAGCTTACAGCGGGAAATTTCACCTCGGTTAAAAAAATGATGTTACTGCGGTAG
- a CDS encoding helix-turn-helix transcriptional regulator: MLRYNFKRLFDQRDIKQPLAYLISKGFSRNVASHINSGKFRALTISQVERLCRALNCTPNDLVEYVPKEGEQLSGNPLAVLVRDEKLVRMSDLVSKIPIERMPEFSERFEELARSLAGGKD, encoded by the coding sequence ATGTTAAGGTATAATTTCAAAAGGCTGTTTGATCAGCGTGATATAAAGCAGCCGCTTGCGTACTTGATCAGTAAGGGTTTTAGCCGGAATGTAGCATCTCATATTAACTCAGGAAAGTTCAGAGCGTTGACGATCAGCCAGGTTGAAAGGTTATGCAGAGCTTTGAATTGCACCCCGAATGACCTTGTAGAGTATGTGCCTAAGGAAGGTGAGCAGCTGAGCGGAAATCCCCTTGCAGTGCTGGTGAGGGATGAGAAGCTTGTTCGAATGAGTGACCTTGTAAGTAAGATACCGATAGAGAGGATGCCGGAGTTTAGTGAGAGGTTTGAGGAGTTGGCGAGGAGTCTTGCGGGTGGGAAGGATTGA
- a CDS encoding type II toxin-antitoxin system RelE/ParE family toxin, translating to MKIIWSPLAAERLDRVYEFIAEDNLPAAKKMVDRIIKRIDTLSKNPERGRKVPETNREEIREVFEGEYRIIYRMESGIVHILTIRNFKQVLLPKDIK from the coding sequence ATGAAAATAATCTGGTCTCCGTTAGCTGCTGAAAGATTGGATAGGGTTTATGAATTTATCGCTGAAGATAATTTACCGGCAGCAAAAAAAATGGTTGACAGAATTATTAAGAGAATTGATACGTTATCAAAAAATCCAGAAAGAGGAAGGAAAGTACCGGAAACAAACAGGGAAGAAATCCGGGAAGTATTTGAAGGAGAATACCGGATAATTTACCGGATGGAATCTGGGATAGTTCATATTCTTACCATAAGGAATTTCAAACAAGTATTACTCCCAAAAGATATAAAGTAG
- a CDS encoding TonB-dependent receptor: MKNILALVVLFSISTFSQNRFLQGQLIDSNDGHFLSSANVILYQLPDSTFRGITSDSKGVFRFENLRPAKYILNISYVGYRTQNQPVEFGTNSIDLGKILLTEVSIETEEVKVIGETPPAVQSGDTTIYNADAFKTHKDASAEDLVTKLPGVTVQDGKIQSQGEDVKRVLVDGKPFFGDDPNATLKNIPAEIIERIQVFDQQSEQSQFTGFDDGNTTKAINVITRMKIQEGTFGKFSAGYGNEEKHAAGGNINFFDNDRRISILGQLNNINEQNFSNEDLLGVMSSSGGRGGGRFFQGPGRGQMPPGGVPGQGFFGGSASDFLVNSLNGLTQTKAFGLNYVDKWWNGFEISGSYFFNRSDNDAVSLLNRSYFLSNTAGQNYSENSLSVNDNTNHRFNLRVDYNIDSSNSIRFIPRFSLQQNDQRYSSNGKTVTAFEELNSTKNIYSSDLSAINASSQLLYRHQFPVKGRTIALSFNSSYKKNDGDKKLYSENIYNNNPAESDTIDQLTDVLQNGYSGSADITYTEPLSDNSQLMFNAAISYSQEKSDQEALAYSDQQNSYSVTDTSLSSVYKKIYHTNTFGTGYNYQMNDLSVNANLNFSIARLNNDQTFPLVTSLEKTFYSWLPSVRLRYGRSRDQSYGFFYRTFNTDPSVQQLQNVVNNSNPVQLSTGNPNLKQDYRHFFSMRYSNIFFESMTSLFVMVGGSITKDYIGSSTTIATRDTILPNGISLNRGSRLTTYENLDGYYSLRSFLSYGIPVSLIKSNLNLNINLNYTRTPALINGIKNFSGFLRAGAGFVIASNVGTQLDFSISSNTTYNDLKNSSSVSSNENYISQSSRVKLFWDVYEGIILQSELNHRYDGGVSGEYEPNSFLLTASVGKKIFADNSGEIRFTVYDLLNQNTNITRTTSESYTEDSETNVIGRYFFLSFIYNISPFK; the protein is encoded by the coding sequence ATGAAAAATATTCTGGCTCTCGTGGTTCTTTTTTCTATAAGTACTTTTTCTCAAAACAGGTTTTTACAGGGACAGTTAATTGATTCGAACGACGGGCACTTCCTTTCTTCCGCAAATGTAATTCTGTATCAACTTCCCGATTCCACATTTCGCGGTATCACTTCCGACAGTAAAGGAGTTTTCCGGTTTGAAAATCTAAGACCGGCAAAATACATTTTGAACATTAGTTATGTGGGCTACAGGACGCAAAATCAGCCTGTCGAGTTTGGTACAAATTCAATCGACCTTGGAAAAATTTTATTAACCGAAGTTTCAATCGAAACCGAAGAAGTTAAAGTGATTGGAGAAACTCCGCCTGCTGTTCAAAGCGGCGATACAACCATATACAATGCCGACGCATTTAAAACTCACAAAGACGCTTCTGCGGAAGACCTTGTTACAAAACTACCCGGCGTTACCGTACAGGATGGAAAAATACAATCGCAAGGAGAAGATGTTAAGCGTGTACTTGTTGACGGAAAACCATTTTTTGGTGATGATCCGAACGCGACATTAAAAAATATTCCCGCAGAAATAATTGAACGCATACAGGTCTTCGATCAGCAAAGCGAACAATCACAGTTTACGGGATTCGATGACGGTAATACAACAAAAGCGATTAATGTTATTACAAGAATGAAAATCCAGGAAGGTACTTTCGGAAAATTTTCTGCCGGATATGGTAATGAGGAAAAGCATGCCGCCGGAGGAAATATTAATTTCTTTGATAACGACAGAAGAATTTCCATTCTTGGTCAGCTTAATAATATTAATGAACAGAACTTTTCCAACGAAGATCTGCTCGGAGTAATGAGTTCATCGGGGGGCAGAGGCGGTGGAAGATTCTTCCAGGGTCCCGGAAGAGGTCAGATGCCTCCGGGAGGCGTTCCCGGTCAGGGATTTTTCGGCGGCAGTGCTTCAGACTTTTTAGTGAATTCTCTCAACGGATTAACTCAAACAAAAGCGTTTGGATTAAATTATGTTGACAAATGGTGGAACGGTTTTGAAATAAGCGGAAGTTATTTTTTTAACAGGTCGGATAATGATGCGGTATCATTACTTAACCGAAGCTACTTTTTATCAAATACTGCGGGACAAAACTACTCAGAAAATTCTCTTTCTGTAAACGACAACACAAACCATCGCTTTAATCTAAGAGTTGATTACAATATCGATTCATCCAACTCAATAAGATTTATTCCCCGTTTTTCTTTGCAGCAGAACGACCAGAGATATTCATCAAACGGAAAAACTGTAACTGCTTTTGAAGAACTGAATTCAACTAAAAATATTTATTCATCCGACTTAAGCGCGATTAACGCCTCATCACAGTTACTCTATCGCCACCAGTTCCCCGTAAAAGGCAGAACAATTGCGTTAAGTTTTAATTCTTCTTACAAAAAAAATGATGGTGATAAAAAACTTTATTCGGAAAATATTTACAACAACAATCCTGCAGAATCCGACACAATAGACCAACTGACCGATGTTTTGCAGAATGGATATTCCGGATCGGCAGATATTACATACACAGAACCATTAAGCGATAATTCACAGCTAATGTTCAACGCAGCAATTTCATACTCACAGGAAAAAAGTGATCAGGAAGCTTTGGCATATTCTGATCAGCAGAATTCCTACTCGGTAACGGATACAAGTCTGAGCAGCGTTTACAAAAAAATATACCACACAAATACATTCGGTACGGGTTATAACTACCAGATGAACGATCTTTCCGTAAACGCTAATTTAAACTTTTCAATCGCTCGCCTGAATAATGATCAGACTTTTCCTTTGGTTACATCACTCGAAAAAACTTTTTACTCCTGGCTGCCATCGGTAAGGCTGCGGTATGGAAGATCGCGTGACCAGAGTTACGGATTTTTTTACAGGACTTTTAACACAGATCCTTCGGTTCAGCAATTACAGAATGTTGTTAATAACTCAAACCCCGTTCAGCTTTCAACAGGAAATCCGAACCTCAAACAGGATTACAGGCACTTTTTTTCAATGAGATATTCAAACATCTTTTTTGAAAGTATGACTTCACTTTTTGTTATGGTCGGAGGATCGATTACAAAAGATTATATAGGAAGCAGTACAACAATTGCGACGAGAGATACAATTCTCCCGAATGGTATTTCATTAAACCGCGGCAGCCGCTTAACAACCTATGAAAATCTTGACGGCTACTATAGCCTTCGTTCTTTTTTAAGTTATGGTATTCCTGTAAGCCTCATCAAATCTAACCTGAACCTGAATATAAATCTGAATTACACACGCACACCAGCTTTGATAAATGGAATTAAAAACTTTTCAGGATTTTTACGCGCGGGCGCAGGATTTGTAATTGCCAGCAATGTCGGCACTCAGCTTGATTTTTCTATATCAAGCAATACGACGTACAATGATCTTAAAAATTCAAGCTCCGTTTCAAGTAATGAAAATTATATCTCACAGTCATCAAGAGTTAAATTATTCTGGGATGTATACGAAGGTATTATTCTTCAAAGTGAATTGAATCACAGGTATGATGGCGGTGTTTCCGGTGAATACGAACCCAATTCATTTTTATTAACCGCGAGTGTTGGCAAAAAAATATTTGCGGATAACAGCGGTGAAATTCGTTTTACGGTCTATGATCTGCTGAATCAGAACACAAATATTACCAGAACAACGAGTGAGTCTTACACAGAAGATTCTGAAACAAACGTGATCGGAAGATATTTTTTCCTTTCGTTTATTTATAATATCAGTCCATTTAAATAA